In Colletotrichum higginsianum IMI 349063 chromosome 3, whole genome shotgun sequence, a genomic segment contains:
- a CDS encoding Pterin 4 alpha carbinolamine dehydratase has protein sequence MATSQHPSLRLLSTPSETLRRTYIASHNRPYLTTLSREPHSLTLTKPSEMNTPVLPRRLVQQTPRFFIASSLFLRASSSGPAALPRPIQQQQRRRHQRAMSTTSAAPARAVARFSKGSDEASLSSTLETLLGGGRWALVNDGEAVERSFKFKNFAKTWDFMTAVSLQCKTHNHHPEWSNVYNTTFIRWTTHNPKGLSDKDLKLAMICDALAKDFGEVEAHPAAEAAEGDAAVSCGIRGLADKAAETAGDCCTPKK, from the exons ATGGCAACCTCCCAACACCCAAGTCTGCGGCTGCTCTCCACCCCATCGGAGACGCTCCGCAGAACTTACATCGCATCTCACAACCGACCATACCTCACAACACTGTCGCGGGAGCCGCactctctcaccctcaccaAGCCTTCGGAGATGAACACCCCGgtcctcccccgccgcctcgtACAACAGACGCCGCGATTCTTCATCGCATCATCCCTGTTCCTTAGAGCATCGTCGTCAGGGCCAGCAGCACTACCCAGGCCCAtccagcagcaacaacgtcgccgccatcagcgagccatgtcgacgacgtccgccGCTCCGGCACGGGCCGTGGCCCGATTCTCCAAGGGTTCCGACGAGGCCTCGCTGTCCTCGACGCTGGAGACGTTGCTGGGAGGCGGTCGTTGGGCGCTGGTGAACGATGGGGAGGCAGTAGAGAGGAGTTTCAAGTTTAAGAACTTTGCGAAGACGTGG gactTCATGACGGCCGTGAGTCTGCAGTGCAAAACTCACAACCACCACCCCGAGTGGTCCAAC GTCTACAATACAACCTTCATCCGTTGGACGACCCACAATCCGAAGGGCTTGTCGGACAAGGACCTCAAGCTCGCCATGATCTGCGACGCCTTAGCCAAAGActtcggcgaggtcgaggcgcacccggccgccgaggccgccgagggggaCGCGGCCGTGAGCTGTGGCATCCGGGGCTTGGCCGACAAGGCTGCGGAGACGGCGGGAGACTGCTGTACGCCTAAGAAGTGA
- a CDS encoding Got1-like family protein gives MSSMWMSDTQKIGVIFCSGGGFFLIGGVMLFFDRAITRLADLRLRACQILFLIGLTIIIGPQKTLLFFARKQKAKGTAAFFAGLALILLRWPLIGFCVELYGIMVLFGDFLGTIAAFARNIPVIGPYIGAAVDRSGVGRRNAELPV, from the exons ATGTCGTCGATGTGGATGTCCGATACCCAAA AAATCGGAGTGATTTTTTGCTCCGGAG GCGGTttcttcctcatcggcggAGTAATGCTCTTCTTCGACCGGGCCAT AACACGATTAGCTGACCTCCGTTTGCGCGCCTGCCAGATCCTATTCCTCATTGGCCTCACAATCATCATCGGACCCCAAAAGAcgctcctcttcttcgcgcGGAAACAAAAGGCAAAGGGcacggcggccttcttcgcgggGCTCGCCTTGATCCTGCTGCGGTGGCCCCTGATCGGCTTCTGCGTCGAGCTCTACGGCATCATGGTTCTGTTTGGCGACTTCCTCGGCACCATCGCCGCGTTCGCACGCAACATTCCGGTTATCGGGCCGTACATcggggccgccgtcgaccggTCCGGGGTCGGACGGAGGAATGCCGAGCTGCCTGTATAG
- a CDS encoding BZIP family transcription factor, whose amino-acid sequence MMPAGVSSQPQQQQQPPPPPPPPQPQQPQQQQHIAPPPTTAGPSTAPPIHSPPSGMALDETAEGRKAKRELSQSKRAAQNRAAQRAFRQRKEGYIKKLEQQVRDYMEMEQQYKATQSENYALREYVIHLQSRLLDVQGEVPQPPPNVNLQHPPMPPPAAVPTSGPEVAPSNGGAGPLEAVAQAVAGLQAQEQLAERQQFTSKGFQAEQVKDEARRESEEIDPQLPDGLPAPTASM is encoded by the exons ATGATGCCCGCTGGCGTATCTTCTCAAccgcaacagcagcagcaaccgccgccgccgccgccgccgccgcagcctcAACAGccgcagcaacagcaacataTTGCACCGCCTCCGACGACTGCCGGCCCATCTACAGCGCCTCCGATTCACTCCCCCCCATCAGGTATGGCACTGGATGAGACCGCCGAGGGCCGCAAAGCCAAGCGCGAGCTGTCGCAATCTAAGCGCGCCGCACAAAACCGAGCTGCCCAG AGGGCTTTCCGCCAGCGCAAGGAGGGGTAcatcaagaagctcgagcAGCAAGTCCGAGACTATATGGAGATGGAGCAGCAGTACAAGGCGACGCAGTCGGAGAATTACGCCTTGCGCGAGTACGTGATCCACCTTCAGTCACGCTTGCTTGATGTCCAGGGCGAAGTTCCTCAGCCTCCCCCCAACGTCAACCTTCAGCACCCGCCCATGCCGCCTCCTGCCGCGGTTCCTACAAGTGGTCCAGAGGTTGCGCCCAGCAATGGGGGCGCCGGTCCTCTGGAAGCTGTTGCGCAAGCAGTGGCGGGGCTGCAGGCTCAGGAGCAGCTTGCAGAGAGACAGCAGTTCACAAGCAAAGGCTTCCAGGCCGAGCAGGTGAAGGACGAAGCGCGGCGGGAGAGCGAGGAGATTGATCCCCAGCTGCCTGACGGCCTCCCAGCCCCAACTGCCTCCATGTGA
- a CDS encoding Profilin encodes MSWQEQALSSAFAFRGGLDGLYPDRRLILVGTGHVDKAAIISIAGDSAWASTAGFTLSATEMKVIADIVKGDKTVTDKAFADGLFIGGERYVMARAEEGAIYARKGKEGIAVAKSTQAVLLGHHSEVQQAGNATQAVQKLADYLVSVGY; translated from the exons ATGTCGTGGCAAG AACAAGCTCTATCCTCGGCATTTGCATTCCGAGGAGGACTCGATGGACTATATCCGGACAGAAGACTGAT CTTGGTTGGCACCGGCCATGTTgacaaggccgccatcatcagcaTTGCTGGCGACAGCGCGTGGGCGTCTACTGCCGGCTTCACC CTCTCCGCTACTGAGATGAAGGTCATCGCAGATATTGTCAAGGGCGACAAGACCGTGACGGACAAGGCCTTCGCCGACGGTCTCTTCATTGGCGGCGAAAGATACGTCATGGCCCGTGCCGAGGAGGGAGCTATCTACGCGCGCAAG ggcaaggagggcatcgccgtcgccaaaTCCACCCAGGCCGTTCTTCTCGGTCACCACAGCGAGGTCCAGCAGGCCGGTAACGCTACACAGGCGGTGCAGAAGCTGGCGGACTACCTCGTTAGTGTGGGCTACTAG
- a CDS encoding Fatty acid hydroxylase: MAAFVNSTVINTAFNHTQPYFSVLEEVSKYNVQLNYFERLWAAWYLWMQNDILATGIMSFVMHETVYFGRSLPFIICDLIPWFHKYKIQPQKMPTLKEQWDCAMVVLISHFTVELPQIWLFHPVATWCGMEYGVPFPPLWKMAMQISIFFVMEDTWHYWFHRALHYGPLYKAIHKLHHYYSAPFGLAAEYASPIEVMLLGIGIVGSPIFWVTLTGDLHLLTMYSWIVLRLFQAIDAHSGYDFPWSLRHFLPFWAGADHHDLHHEKFIGNYASSFRWWDYCLDTEAGLEAHKKRREKKLKAIKAQKAQ; encoded by the exons ATGGCCGCCTTTGT CAACTCGACCGTGATCAACACGGCCTTCAACCACACCCAGCCCTACTTCagcgtcctcgaggaggtcTCCAAGTACAATGTCCAACTAAACTATTTCGAGCGCCTCTGGGCT GCTTGGTATCTCTGGATGCAAAACGATATCCTCGCTACCGGCATCATGAGCTTCGTCATGCACGAAACTGTCTACTTTGGCCGTAGTCTGCCCTTCATCATCTGCGATCTCATCCCCTGGTTCCACAAGTACAAGATTCAACCC CAAAAAATGCCGACACTCAAGGAGCAGTGGGACTGCGCCATGGTCGTCCTCATCAGTCACTTCACCGTCGAACTGCCCCAGATCTGGCTCTTCCACCCCGTCGCCACGTGGTGCGGCATGGAGTACGGcgtccccttcccccctctctggAAGATGGCTATGCAGatctccatcttcttcgtcatggAGGATACCTGGCACTACTGGTTCCACCGTGCCCTGCACTACGGACCCCTCTACAAGGCCATCCACAAGCTTCACCACTACTACTCGGCCCCCTTCGGTCTTGCTGCCGAATACGCCTCGCCTATCGAGGTCAtgctcctcggcatcggcatcgttGGCTCGCCTATCTTCTGGGTCACTCTCACTGGCGACCTCCATCTCCTGACCATGTACAGCTGGATCGTTCTCCGCCTCTTCCAGGCCATCGACGCTCACAGCGGCTACGACTTCCCTTGGAGTTTGCGTCACTTTCTTCCCTTctgggccggcgccgaccaTCACGACCTCCACCACGAAAAGTTTATTGGCAACTACGCCTCCAGTTTCCGCTGGTGGGACTACTGCCTTGACACCGAGGCCGGTCTCGAGGCCCACAAGAAGCGccgcgagaagaagctcaaggccatcaaggcTCAGAAGGCCCAGTAA
- a CDS encoding Major facilitator superfamily transporter quinate: MAAPKEATEAQIAHQALLDELDIHSIHKSFRNASWRPNQRRNKNIKTILGDASRREASALATPQQEEASAAATPTTDKHGGGGGDDGLSTSGTSTPANATGNDNDNPNLAQASRSLSKLVLEKSLRSNGGSGGPGPSVTYTNIESAPSLAHTRRYCDITGLPAPYVDPKTRLRYHDKEVFGLIRTLPQGAAEQYLEARGAHTVLK; encoded by the coding sequence ATGGCGGCCCCGAAAGAAGCGACAGAGGCGCAAATTGCCCACCAGgcgctcctcgacgagctcgatATCCACTCCATTCACAAGAGCTTCCGCAACGCGTCCTGGAGACCTAACCAGCGCCGCAACAAGAACATCAAGaccatcctcggcgacgctTCCCGCCGCGAGGCCTCGGCTTTGGCGACCCCgcaacaagaagaagcgaGCGCCGCGGCCACGCCAACGACAGACaagcacggcggcggcggcggcgacgacggcctctcGACGAGCggcacctcgacgcccgcaAACGCCACcggcaacgacaacgacaatCCCAACCTGGCACAGGCCTCGCGCAGTCTGTCGAAGCTCGTCTTGGAAAAGAGCTTGCGATCCAAcggtggcagcggcggtcCTGGCCCGAGCGTGACGTATACCAACATcgagtcggcgccgtcacTGGCGCACACGAGGCGGTACTGCGACATCACGGGCCTGCCGGCACCATACGTGGACCCCAAGACCCGGTTGCGGTACCACGACAAGGAGGTATTTGGATTGATCCGGACCCTGCCGCAGGGCGCGGCCGAGCAGTACCTTGAAGCGCGCGGCGCGCATACCGTCCTCAAATAG
- a CDS encoding Amidohydrolase, producing the protein MSSPASELVVESAVTVIIADLLIPGRGSPVRNAAVALEDGKIAHVGEHDELPEKFRAVRPVHVPVLMPGLWDVHTHFIGLDVVTGFDTGLFNVLPGSNALVGAITVEDLEETLMAGYTSVRELGGYAGDLVPAIEKGRLIGPNVYSSIAAMSITGGHGDQHSLPIETMLRFAECGGPCSIVDGADDCTKAVRLLVRRGARCIKVCSSGGVLSLLDDPEDRQFSDEELKAIVEEASRSRRAVGAHAIGKAGIMAALKAGVKSIEHGMYLDDEVADLMIEKGAIFVPTHHIVTTISKDTSQLPPPIARKVEKLVQKAKDSYRLAIRRGVKIALGTDSASSDRTKGISHGNNAMELYWAVENGMTPLQAIEAGTANGPGVLGGMAPLSGQLKEGYDADLIAVAKNPLDDIEILVKKENITHVWKGGRLFKSPPGHMPAVVL; encoded by the coding sequence ATGTCCTCACCTGCATCGGAGCTGGTAGTAGAGTCAGCCGTCACTGTCATCATCGCTGACCTCCTCATCCCGGGCCGCGGCTCTCCCGTCAGAAATGCTGCCGTTGCTTTggaggacggcaagatcgcCCATGTCGGCGAGCATGACGAGCTCCCCGAAAAGTTCCGCGCAGTCAGGCCGGTCCACGTCCCAGTTCTCATGCCCGGCCTCTGGGATGTGCACACCCACTTCATCGGACTCGACGTGGTGACTGGCTTCGATACCGGTCTGTTTAACGTCCTGCCGGGGTCCAATGCCCTCGTTGGCGCCATCACCGTCGAAGACCTAGAAGAGACGCTGATGGCAGGATACACCTCTGTTCGAGAGCTTGGCGGGTACGCTGGTGACCTGGTCCCCGCCATTGAGAAGGGACGCCTCATAGGGCCGAATGTGTACTCGTCGATCGCTGCCATGTCCATCACTGGAGGACACGGAGACCAGCACTCTCTCCCTATCGAGACGATGCTGAGATTTGCCGAATGTGGCGGCCCCTGCTCTatcgtcgacggcgcagACGACTGCACCAAGGCCGTGAGGCTGCTGGttcgccgaggagcgcgcTGCATCAAGGTCTGctccagcggcggcgtcctgAGTCTCTTGGACGATCCGGAGGACAGACAGTTttcggacgaggagctcaaggccatcgtcgaggaggcgagCCGCAGCCGACGCGCCGTTGGCGCTCATGCCATCGGGAAGGCCGGTATCATGgccgccctcaaggccggcgtcaaGAGCATCGAGCACGGCATGTACCTCGACGATGAGGTCGCCGACCTAATGATTGAGAAGGGTGCCATTTTCGTCCCCACCCACCATATTGTGACCACCATAAGCAAGGATACGTCGCAGCTACCGCCCCCTATCGCGcgcaaggtcgagaagctcgtccAAAAGGCCAAGGACTCGTATAGGTTGGCCATCAGGAGAGGCGTCAAGATCGCTCTTGGCACAGACAGCGCCAGTAGCGACCGCACAAAGGGCATCTCACACGGTAACAACGCCATGGAGCTGTACTGGGCGGTGGAGAACGGTATGACGCCGCTGCAGGCCATCGAGGCGGGCACCGCGAATGGGCCGGGTGTTCTCGGCGGGATGGCGCCCCTGAGCGGCCAACTCAAGGAGGGATACGATGCGGACTTGATCGCTGTCGCAAAGAACCCCCTCGATGACATCGAGATTCTGGTGAAGAAGGAGAACATTACCCATGTCTGGAAAGGGGGCAGGTTATTCAAGTCTCCCCCAGGGCACATGCCGGCGGTTGTGCTTTGA
- a CDS encoding Synaptobrevin, whose product MREGGVFATSGAPAPELTTAARSNWTDGALGSYAEFMTLFSKKVAESTRPGQRQDIEEGDNTFHCVGRSEGICGVIISDHQYPSLVAHQLLSKISSSVDEFLTKHPRSTWATGEPKLVLPELKEYLTKYQDPQQADSILKIQKELDETKIVLHKTIQSVLERGEKIDDLVAKSDGLSSQSKMFYQQAKKQNSCCSVM is encoded by the exons ATGCGCGAGGGAGGCGTCTTCGCCACGAGCGGAGCGCCCGCCCCCGAGCTTACAACCGCCGCACGATCGAATTGGACTGACGGTGCTCTAGGGAGCTACGCCGAGTTCATGACTCTCTTCTCTAAGAAGGTCGCAGAGTCGACACGCCCTGGTCAACGGCAGGAtatcgaggagggcgacaaCACATTCCACTGCGTGGGACGGAGTGAAGGCATCTGTGGCGT TATCATCTCGGACCACCAGTACCCGAGCCTAGTCGCTCACCAGCTGCTCTCCAAGAT CTCCTCCAGCGTTGACGAATTCCTCACCAAGCACCCCCGCTCCACGTGGGCGACGGGCGAGCCCAAGCTCGTCCTCCCCGAGCTGAAGGAGTACCTCACCAAGTACCAAGACCCTCAGCAGGCCGATTCCATCCTCAAGATCCAGAAGGAACTTGACGAGACCAAGATCGTGTTGCACAAGACCATCCAAAGCGTCCTGGAGCGTGGCGAGAAGATTGATGACCTGGTGGCCAAGAGTGACGGCCTGAGCTCCCAGAGCAAGATGTTCTATC AACAGGCAAAGAAGCAAAACTCGTGCTGCAGCGTCATGTAA
- a CDS encoding actin, with product MAPSATGEIPPLPAPPQRTYPSAKIFPVKEAKFEKPIPVQHDGREKAMAQPSGGATIVIDNGSSAVRAGWSFEDNPRLNIPPIMSKYRDRKAGKTYSFAGSDCYADTTARSHIRYAHEQGTGIISNWDVMEHVLDYIFLKLGLNGDDASIDMPIVMTETVANLPYSRKSMTEIVFECYGAPSLAYGIDSLFSYAHNKGNTGIVVSSSYTSTHVIPVYNHKAMLNQATRLNWGGWHAAEYLLRLIRLKYPAFTGKLNVSQAEHMLRDHAYVSKDYDNELRGYLDWTGLEDRDIVIQYPFTEEVIVQKTEEELARIAERKKESGRRLQEQAAKMRLEKLMRKENELESLKKLQAKLEQQTNKKDIRRLLDSNDLKDEAALERAIATLEKAVKKARTKDVGGDPTEEQQEPVFDLLDVPDEELDDAGLKAKRQQKLMKSNHDARARAKAEKEAEKARIEEEKRLDEERRENNLEGWLEERRQARAVTLQKMKERERLKQDLGNRKSLASQIRMKSIANLASDNPTKKRRRGGDDDNFGANDDDWGVYRQITVGDNSDDEQEEENLEANLKTYEEDLLRYDPDFTYEHTHEAQTDWSKSMLHAFTRGPRPFDAGSQAELNQIHLNVERIRVPEVVFQPSIAGVDQGGLVEIIGDILNQRLGGVPNRDDFLRDVFLTGGNSLFRGFDDRLRQGLTPLLPAGAPLAIRRAQDALNDAWKGAAGWAGSSAWKAATITREEYQEKGSEYIKEHDLGNMSYV from the exons ATGGCACCCTCAGCAACAGGCGAGATCCCCCCTCTGCCGGCACCTCCTCAGAGAACGTACCCATCTGCGAAGATCTTCCCCGTAaaggaggccaagttcgAGAAGCCAATCCCGGTGCAGCACGATGGACGGGAGAAGGCAATGGCGCAGCCGTCCGGGGGCGCAACCATCGTCATCGACAACG GCTCTTCTGCGGTACGCGCAGGATGGTCCTTCGAGGATAATCCGAGGTTGAACATTCCCCCCATCATGTCCAAGTACCGCGACCGAAAAGCCGGCAAGACGTACTCCTTCGCCGGCAGCGATTGCTACGCCGACACGACGGCAAGAAGCCATATTCGGTATGCACACGAGCAAGGGACGGGAATAATCAGCAACTGGGATGTCATGGAACACGTCCTAGACTACATCTTCCTCAAGCTTGGGTTGAACGGCGACGATGCGTCCATCGACATGCCCATCGTCATGACGGAGACGGTGGCTAACCTACCTTACTCCCGGAAAT CAATGACGGAAATCGTCTTTGAATGCTACGGCGCGCCGTCACTGGCATACGGTATCGATTCGCTCTTCTCGTACGCACACAACAAGGGGAACACAGGCATAGTCGTTTCGTCGTCCTACACCTCCACGCATGTAATACCCGTCTACAACCACAAGGCGATGCTGAATCAGGCAACGAGGCTGAACTGGGGAGGATGGCACGCCGCAGAGTACCTGCTGCGGCTGATCCGACTGAAATACCCTGCCTTCACTGGGAAGCTCAACGTATCGCAGGCCGAGCATATGCTTCGTGACCACGCATACGTCTCGAAGGACTACGACAACGAGCTGCGGGGATATCTGGACTGGACCGGACTTGAGGACCGTGATATCGTCATTCAGTACCCCTTCACGGAGGAGGTGATTGTGCAGAAaaccgaggaggagctggcaCGCATCGCCGAGCGGAAGAAGGAGAGCGGCAGACGCCTACAGGAGCAGGCGGCAAAGATGCGCCTGGAGAAGCTCATGCGTAAGGAGAACGAGCTCGAATCACTCAAGAAGCTTCAAGCCAAGCTGGAGCAGCAGACCAATAAGAAAGACATCAGGCGACTGCTGGACAGCAACGATCTCAAGGACGAAGCGGCCCTGGAAAGGGCCATCGCAACCCTGGAGAAGGCGGTCAAGAAGGCGCGGACCAAGGACGTCGGCGGTGACCCGACGgaagagcagcaggagcCCGTGTTCGACCTCTTGGATGTgccggacgaggagctcgacgatgccggcctcaAGGCCAAGCGTCAGCAGAAGCTCATGAAGTCGAACCAcgacgcgcgcgcgcgagccaaggccgagaaggaggccgagaaggcccgcattgaggaggagaagcggctggacgaggagcgcCGCGAGAACAACCTCGAGGGTTGGCTCGAAGAGAGGCGCCAGGCCCGTGCCGTCACGCTccagaagatgaaggagCGCGAGCGTCTCAAGCAGGACCTCGGCAACCGCAAGTCGCTCGCGTCGCAGATCCGTATGAAGAGCATCGCCAATCTCGCCTCGGACAACCCGACCAAGAAGCGCCGccgtggcggcgacgacgacaactttggcgccaacgacgacgactgggGCGTGTACCGCCAGATCACGGTCGGTGacaacagcgacgacgagcaggaggaggaaaacCTCGAGGCGAATCTCAAGACGTACGAGGAGGACCTGCTCCGCTACGACCCCGACTTCACGTACGAGCACACCCACGAAGCGCAGACAGACTGGTCCAAGTCGATGCTGCACGCTTTCACGCGCGGCCCGCGGCCGTTCGACGCCGGCTCCCAGGCCGAGTTAAACCAAATTCACCTCAACGTCGAGCGCATCCGCGTGCCCGAGGTCGTGTTTCAGCCAtccatcgccggcgtcgatcaGGGGGGTCTCGTCGAGATCATCGGCGACATCCTCAAccagcgcctcggcggcgtccccAACCGCGACGACTTCCTGAGGGACGTCTTCCTCACGGGCGGTAACAGCCTCTTCCGCGGCTTCGACGACCGCCTCCGCCAGGGTCTGACGCCGCTGCTCCCGGCCGGCGCGCCCCTCGCCATCCGCCGCGCCCAGGACGCTCTCAACGACGCCTGGAAGGGCGCTGCTGGGTGGGCAGGCTCATCCGCGTGGAAGGCCGCCACCATCACACGGGAGGAGTACCAGGAGAAGGGCTCCGAGTATATCAAG GAACACGACCTCGGCAACATGTCGTATGTATGA
- a CDS encoding DASH complex subunit Dad4, with product MESPHEHQQNLLLSRIITNVEKLNEAVVVMNKALQEINIQNMNVELVAQMFKNYQSNVLFHLEGSDRQFEAAFVNLSGAIAVWPGIWTRNETRLMRVIQVQLQPRSCSTNTPNEKLLPSP from the exons ATG GAAAGTCCTCATGAGCATCAGCAAAACCTGCTGCTTTCTCGCATCATCACCAACGTG GAAAAACTCAACGAGGCTGTCGTGGTCATGAACAAAGCTTTGCAG GAGATCAACATCCAGAACATGAACGTCGAGCTCGTTGCTCAGATGTTTAAGAACTACCAATCCAACGTTTTGTTCCATCTTGAGGGTAG CGACCGACAATTTGAAGCCGCCTTCGTGAACCTCTCGGGGGCGATCGCTGTATGGCCGGGGATCTGGACGAGGAATGAGACAAGATTAATGAGAGTGATTCAGGTGCAATTGCAACCAAGAAGTTGTAGCACAAATACCCCCAACGAGAAGTTGCTACCCTCGCCGTAG